Genomic segment of uncultured Desulfobacter sp.:
CTGAAAAAAAAATCCTTCCCTCTGGATGCCCTGGAACTATAAAACCGCTTCAATGAATTGAGAACAGGTAGGGGGGGGGCATGATTTTATCCCCCATTCCTTTGATAAATTTGTCGGCTAAAAAGTAAGCGGTGCATTAACCGCACCTTTTTAAGCCTGGCGGGGTGTTGTATAGTTGGATTCGAGCAAATTTTTATCCAAGTTTTGTGGCATTAAGGCTTTAATTCGTCTGCTGTCATGGCTTCCGGTAAATTTTCAAAAAGAAATTTGAGGTACCAGTAAGGTTCAAGTCCATTGGCCTTAGCGGTTTCGATCAGGCTGTAAATGCAGGCACTGGCACTAGCGCCCTCGGGTGTACAGGAAAACAACCAGTTCTTTCTACCAACCACAAAGGGTCTTATGGCATTTTCAACCACATTATTATCCGGCATTACCAAGCCACTTTCCGCATACAGGACCAACCGATGCCATTGATTAAGGGTGTAGTTGATGGCCTTGCCAAGAAGGCTTTTGGGCGGCACATTCTCAATTTGAGCATCCAACCATTTTTTAAATTCATCAAGGATGGGCAAGGCTTGTTCCTGTCTTTTCCGGTAAAGTCCCTCAGCAGACAAGCCAAGTTCTCTGGCCTCTTTCTCTATTTTGTATAATTTGCTGATGTACTTCAGGGCTTTGCCGGCGATCCCTGTGGGTTTGCCATTTTTATTTCCGGCAGCTTTGACCACAGCCATGAATTTTCGACGGGCGTGTATCCAGCAAGCAATATGAATAATTCCCACAATATGATCAAGAAAGTCATAAGCACCATAGCCATCCGTCTGGACGATACCTTGATAACCGTTCAAAAATTTACGGGCGACATCCCCGGAGCGAGTCGGATGGTACTGGAACAGAATAATGGGATTGTCTGGCGCCCCTCCTTTGAACACCCACATATAGCATTTTGAACGTTTCGGTTCTTTCAGAACTTGGACCGTTGTTTCATCGATATTGATCACCGGACCGTTAAGGATTTCGCCTTTCATATATTCCAGCAGGATTTCACAGGCCTGGGCCACTTTCATGGCCCAATTGCACATATTGGATCTGTGAATGTCTACTCCAATTCGCTGAAACTGCTTTTCCTGCCGGTAAAAGGGCAAAGCATCAGCAAATTTGGCTGTCAGGATATGAGCCAGAAGTCCTGGAGTTGTAATACTTTTGGGGATCATTTGCTCCGGCATTCTGGCGATGGACACTGTCGGACCATCATCTTCAACACCTTCGCAGTTTTTACAAGCGTATTTATAACGGATGTTTCTAATTACTCTCATCTGTGCCGGAATAATCTCAAGCTGTTCAGATTCTTCCTTGCCGCAACGGGATTTCATGCAGCCACAGGCACATAGTTTTTCTTCCTCAGTCAAATCGTGGATTACTTCAATCCGTGGAAGATTTTCAGGCAAAGGCTTGCGACCAGGCTTCTTTCGATTATGGGCAGGCACGCTAATTTCTTCAGGTTCGTCCAATATGGGCGTATCCGGTTCAAAAGTATCGAAAAGAGATAGTTGACCGTCATCCTTATGGATTTTTTCGGTCTTTTTTCCAAAAAGTTGGTCCCGAAGGCTTTTAATCTGTTCGTTGAGAATTTTGATTTCGGCTTTATAGCTGTGCTCTCTATCTGAAAAATCACTGATAAAAGAAACCATCATTTCTTTTAATTTTTCAACGTCATTTATGGTCGCTAAAGCCTCTTTGTTCATGCGCTGTATATACCACAACCACGCACTTTTTACCAATTTTTATAGTCAAAATACAGACGAATATTTTAATGATTTATGTGCCTTTTTCTGATGAATTGAGAGCCCGTCCATCAACCATGAAAGTTCTTTTGCACCGATAGTCAAAATCTGCTCTTTTGACTTGGGCCATTGAAAATAATCCTTTTCAAGCCGCTTGTGCCAAAGACAAAATCCATTGCGATCCCAATACAGGATTTTCAATATGTTCCGTTTCCGATTACAAAATACGAACATCTGTCCTGAGAGTGGATCCAAATTTAATTTTTCGCTCACAAGTATGGATAACCCATCAATGGACTTGCGCATATCAGTGCTTCCAAGTGCGATATGAATTGTTAAATTCTGAGTGGGAGAAAACATCAGCACCGCCTCAAAACATCAAGCACCTGGACCAGGGTTGTTTGGGAAAATCCATCCGGTATTTCGATCTGAAATCCGTTATCTGTATTCAATTTTAAGCCTTTGGGTTCAGAAAGGCTTAGCACCTGGCTAAATTGCGTTGAAGGGACCTGAACAAAGTCAGGAACAAGTGCCTGGCTTTTGAGTTTGATTTTCCAATACGTAAATTGATTCAGTGATGTCCGGTTAGGTATTTGCAAGATAAAAGCGGTGTATTTTTTTAAAAACTTTCATTTTTTTTGTTGACAATGGCGTGAAAAAATGTCGCGCGCCTTGAAATTATTTATTTTAATTTCAAGGACTTATAATGTTTAAGAAAAATCCACCAAAATTCGAAATTACATCCGAAACCTTTGACAGATTGGGCTTGATCATAACATCGGCCAACAAGTGTGCCCTCAGCAAGCTTAAAAAAGGAATTTAGAAGAAAAAAATGTAGATAAAATTAGCCCGGTCTGTGAATAGATAATGCGCCAAACAATAATTATTCACAGAAAGGATTAAAAAAGCCCGGGCATGACATCTACATACGCTGAATCTTCTCATAATGCAAATATCAAGACAAAATGGCCCAGAGATGAAGTCTCTATGACAATTATAGATTTCAAGAACCGTAAGGAAAAACTCAGTCAGCGTGAGTTTGCCAAAGATGTCGGCGTTCCCCGCACAACGTTACAAAATTGGCTCAACCGGATGGATAAAATAGATGAGGGGCCGGCGATAGTCGCTTTTTTCGAAAGTCCGGCAGGCGTAAAATTTTTACATACCTTGATTCAGGCCCTCCATTTTGAATTCACCAAGGTGGGATGTGCCAGTATCCGTAATATTTGCAATTTCCTTAAGTTAACCCGGTTATCAAGCTTTGTGGCAGCATCCTATGGCACCCATCAAAAAATTTCAAATCAAATGGACACCCAAATAGGTCGGTTCGGTGATATGGAACAAGCACACCTTTCACTGCTTATGCCCGAAAAACGGATCACTCTATGTGAAGATGAAACCTTTCATCCTCAAGTTTGCCTTGTGGCTATCGAGCCGAATTCCAACTATATTATTCTTGAAAAATATGCCAAGGACCGTTCCGGAGCCACTTGGAACCAATCTGTAGGAGGAGCACTTGGCAATCTTCCCGTCAAGGTCATTCAAAGTACGAGTGATGAGGGAAAAGGATTGATCCATCATGTGACGAAAGGCTTAAACAGTCATCATTCTCCGGATTTGTTTCATGTAATGTATGAAATCAGCCGGGGAACTGGAGCGCCACTCTCTGCAAAAATACGGAAAGCTGAAAAAGAACATGAAAGCAGTAAAAAGAATGTCCTTGATGCGCAGAAAAATAAGGCCGACTATGAAAACCTTGAAAAACGACCTGTTGGTAGACCTCTTGATTTTGATAAAAAAATCCTTCTCTGTGTGGAAAAAGAACAAGAAGCAAGGGGGGCTCTGGACAAGGCAAGGGAAAATCAGGAAACCGTCACAAAAGCAAGAAAACAAATCAGCAGAGTCTACCACCCCTATGACCCTCTCACAGGAAACAAGCAAGGTTCTGATGCTGTTGGCATTCAACTGAAAGAGAGCTTTGATCAAATCCGGGAAGCAGCGGATCACCTTCCGGATCGATGCAAAGATAAAATCGAAAAAGCTTGGCGTGTAACCGAAAAAATGATGGCAACTCTCGTATTCTATTTTTGCATGATTGAGTCGTGTGTCAACGATATGGATTTGCCTGATGATAAGCGAAACCTGATGCATAACCGTCTGATTCCAGGATTTTATCTTCAAAAGGCCGCTCGTAAAGAAAAAGATCCGGAACAACAAAAGAAGATTCGGCAAAAATCTCAGGACTTGCTCTCGGTGTTGCAGGACAAACACGGGCAGTTTTTCGAATCCGCTGACGGTGAAATCAACCGCATGGTAAGGACGGCAAAGGAGTGCGCAGGCTTTTTTCAAAGATCAAGTTCATGTGTAGAAGGGCGTAATGCGCAACTGTCCCTGCATCATCATGGTATGCACCGGTTGAGTGACCGAAAAATGCGGGGTTTGACGGTGATCCATAACTTTCACTTAAAACGGCCTGATGGAAGGACGGCGGCAGAACGCTTTTTTGAAAACAAGCCGATCAACTTGTATAGTGGACCCCAATGTCAAGACAGTTTTTTTTAAATTTAAGCGTCATAGTCGGATTTTTCTCGGTGCCCAGCGGAAGTGGAAGCCAGGTCCTGAGAATGGGCACCATAAAAACTGCCCGTCGGAAGGGGTTGGCTTCCGCTGGAGCGGGTTCTGGCTTCTTCATCCCACAAGACTTAACTGATTTTCGCCATAATACACTTCGGCAGGCGTCTGGCCGTTAAAACTTTGGTGAGGTCGTTCATTGTTGTAAAAATCAAAGTATTTTTTCAGGGAGTTGCGCAACTGTTCAACAGAACGAAATTCATTTACATAAATTTCTTCATACTTCACACTGCGCCACAGTCGTTCGATGAAAATATTATCGAGACATCGGCCTTTTCCATCCATGCTGATTTTAATGTCCTTATCTTTCAATACTTTTGTAAACTCGTGACTTGTGTATTGAGATCCTTGATCCGTGTTGAATATATAGGGTGTTCCATGACATCGTAACGCTCTCTCCAAAGAGGATATACAAAACTCGTTGTCCATGGTTATTGATAGTTCCCAGGAGAGAACATGACGACTATACCAATCCATGACCGCCGTCAAATAAACGAAGCCACCAGAAAGTGGAATATATGTTATATCCGTACACCACACCTGATTTGATCTGGTTACTTCAACGTTCCTCAAAAGATATGGATACACTTTATTTTGGGGATGAGCCTTGCTGGTATTTGGTTTCGGTGCAATGGACTGAATTCCCATTTTCCGCATCAGTCGTTGAACCCGTTTGCGGTTAATCTTATATCCGTTACGCCTGAGGGCATTACGAATTTGGCGGGTGCCATAAAAAGGATGGGCGGTATATTCATTGTCAATCAACCTCATGAATTCCAAATTTGTAGGCGTTTCCTGTCCAGTCAGGCCTTTACGGTAATAGATAGAACGTGGGAGCCCTATCAGTTCACATTGCCTTTGAATACTGAGTTTGGAGTTCTTGGGTTGAATCCGCTGTCTTTTCTCTTCAATACTCATCAGAGGTGCCCGCTGTTTTTTTTTAGCCAATCCAGTTCTACCTGGAGTTGGCCGACCTTTTGATATAAACGGTCCCGTTCAATCTCTGTTTCTTTGGTTTGTTTTGCCTGGCTATTGCCAAATACCAATGGAAGGGCTTCTATTGCTTCCTTTTTCCATCTATTTACAAGGCTTGTATGAATACCGAACTCAGAGGCAATCTCATTGACAGTTTGATTCCCTTTTATGGCTGCCAATGCGACCTTACTTTTTAATTCTTTACTGTAGTTTTTCCGTTTCAAAATGAATCCCTTTCTGGTTTCTGGACTGTTATATTTTATCTTAACATCTTGTCCAGTTTTCGGGGTCCACTATACACCAAAATTTTGAATGAACTCTTTAATTCTCAAAACAATGTTGCGAGCAACGAGAATAAAAATGTCAAAGAACGAATCAAGTCCGCAAATGCAAGAACCTAACCGGACATCACTGAAATTGATTAGGCCTTAAATCATTTTTTCTACAGTATGCATTTTGGGACATGCCCGATTCAGACCATTGTTTAATATGGTACTCCCCAAATTTGCTAAGCTTTTGGTTTTTCTTCTTTGTTGCTGACATATGATGAACCTCCGCTAATTGAAATTGGCTCACCTTCTCATGTCGCGTTAACGATTTGTAGATGGGGTTCTTTGAGCGCTTACGCTAAAAATCTATACGCATGCTTGCCGAAGGGACACGAAATATCTCCGCCATGGGTCCAAGGCTCGATACGGGTGGGTGGCTAACCCTTACTGAAACCCATTACTGAATTTCACCCGACAGGGACTTTCACCCTGCAAGATGCGCCGAGCTTTGCTCGGCGCGATAACGGGGAACTCAGCCGTCCGGGGGCGAGCGCCGAGTAAATTGTAAAAGCCAAGTTTTATCGAAATGTGATGGCGAACTTTTTATCAGGCTCTGAGCCATTTCATAAATGGATTATTTCACCCTCACCAAACCACTCTTGTTCAAGAGCGTATTGTGCTACCTTTGCTGGATTTTTAGTATATGCAACGATAGCTAAGCTTTCCTCTGCACGGCTACATGTGACATAAAAAAGTCTACGAGTACGATCAATGCTGGTTTCTTTTCCTTCTTGTTCATTCTTAATATCAGTTGTTGTTGGCTCAACTGCGCCGAACAATTTTTCGTAACTGAATAAGAAGCCGCGAGCCTCATCGTCATCAAGAATAACCATAACCCTCTGGAATTCTAGCCCCTTAATTCCTTGATGAGTTCCAAAACGAGATTCATCAGAGATGTATTTAACATACTCTTCAAACTCGCTGAATTTGCATTCTAATGCAGTGTCCCAAGCATCTATAACCGGGTCAGATTCTGTTTCGTCAACTAATTCCTCTTCAGTTTCCTGATCCTCAAAGAACCTTTTAGCTATCGGCAACAATGAATCTGGAATCTGAAAAATGCCGCTACGAAATAATTCTTTCAATATCTCGTTGAGAGTAGGGTCCGTTTCATCGGCCCACAGGGAAAACAAGGCCGCTACTGCATCTTTTGCTTTTGCAAGCTGTTCGATAGAATTAGGTGCATTCTTCAAAACGTCTTTCTGAATTAATGCAGAATTCTCTCGAATAATTCTTGATGCTGCAAACTTGTCATTTGCTTGCATGGCCTTAACCAACGGCAATACGCGCTTTGCAAACAATGCAACCCCGGATAAGGAACCATCAAGCAAGCCTGTTCTCAATTTATTGACACTGTATAGCGGTTCAAAAAAAGTGGCAAACCCACCGCGATGAGCCGCCATATGGTGTTCCAATGTTAATACCTTCACATCCGTTTGAGCAGGGTTATCCCATTGCTGGTCACCAGTTAATGCAGCCATTTGAGAAGCAATTTCAGATTCAACGCCCGCCTTATCAACTGCACCATTCGCATCTACAATGAACAAACGAACTAATCCGTCTTCCTCTTTATGAGGGTCTTGACTTTGATCATCTGCACCAGAGCGTATTTTATTGATTAGCGTAATCACACGCCTTGGACATCTGTAATTTATTATTTTTGCAGGTGTTGCCCAAGTGTCAGGAATGTTTTGACCTAAATCGGTTTTGCCATCGGTATAAATGCGCTGCATTGTGTCACCGAACAGGCCGAGGGATAAATTGGCAGATTTGTTCTTTTGGACCTCAAAAAAAGCGTCAACCAGCTCCTTTTTTGTGTCCTGACTTTCATCTATTAAAATTATTGGATATTTTTGTATAAGAATGCTCTGCATTAGGGGCTTGTTTTGAACAAAACCAGCTGTAATCTTGATCACCTCTTCATGGTTTAAGGAGTTTGTTTCCAGATTATCGCCGTTCGGGTTATAGGTAAATCTTTTAATATCGGGCAAAATACCTAACCTTTTATTTTTCAGCTCAATTTTCCTTTCCCTATCAATATATGTCTTTGTTTTAGTATTTTTCGCTTTGCCTTGCTTTTCTGTAAGGTCAGCTATTTCTTCCTCAAGGTTGGATGCTAACCAGCTACGAATATCATTGGTATAAGAATTTATAAGCTCCCATGCAAAGCTATGGATAGTTGAAACATGAAAGGCTGAATCATATTCAAGGCGGCTTTTTATCTCATCACATGCGGCATTTGTATAAGTTATAATTGCGGCTTTTTGACCGTTTTTCCTAAGTCTGGTTATGTTTTCGTATCTGAATCGTTTCAGAACTTCAACAAGGCTCCTAGTTTTACCCGATCCAGCTCCGGCAAATAGGAAAAAGCTTTTAGGATTATCCAGATTTAGGCAGTTATAGATTTCTTCATCAACAGGAGATAGGGCAACATCATAATTATTAGTCATTTAGTTCACCCCATCCCCATCGGCGTTAATTAAATAGTCCTGATGTTTGGTTTTTAAAGCCTCCTGCATCCAGATCAGGCCTTCGGCAATATAATGAGGAGGGGCAAGTTCACTTGGTTCCGTGGTGTAAAGCAATTCCAGAGCCATTTCTGCTTTTTTGCTGTTTTTCCCTAGTGCGTCATACAAATCTTGGCAAGCTTCAGAGATTGTTAGCTTGTTAACAGCATCAGCCATCTTCTTTATCAAACCAGTCGCATCTGTTTTATTTTTAAAAATTCCGATATTGCTTAAAGTTAAAGCATCCTCAAATGTATAAGGAATAGCAGTAACGTTTTCACCTGCATATTCAAGCTCAATCTCATATTGATAGGCGGCTCTGACAAGGCCATCTTTAACTTTATCATTATTACTTGCATCTAATACTTCATCAAGGCATGTTGCTACTGGAGCCCAGGATTTAATAGTATCATTCCCAGTACGATACTCTTTGCCTCTTTCTGGCAAAACCTTGCTTGTTGTATCTTTTTCAATAGAATCAAGATCAGTTATCACAAGGGTTAAAAGGCCTATTTTTTCAATCAAGGGCTTAAGGCGATGAGCGTGGCTGCCTCCAATTTCAAGAAGAGAAATGTAATTTCGATCCAGTTCAGGAAAGTTGTTCTTGATAAAATGAGGAACCAGCATTCGTTCCGCAGGACCTTCTACCAATATGGCGGCATCAGCAAAGAAGAGATCACAATGAGTTGTCTTCAAATAGCGAGTGGCAAATTTAGCAGTGGGAGAACCGCTCCCAAATGTATCTGAAAGATTTACGACTTCGGCACAGGGTGCTGAATCTGCACATACGGCAGGCATTCTTTTAAAATACCGTAGGCTCTGAAAATCTATTTCATGTGCAATATGGGAGGAGTGGGTGCTAATGACCAGTTGGGTAGAAAACTGTTTTTTCTCTCCTAAATCGACATGATTTCTAAGCACATCATAGGCCTTTTTGATAAACACCTGCTGAACCTGAGCATGGAGATGTGCTTCCGGCTCTTCTACAAGTACTATATGAAGGGGTTCAATGAAATCATCACTATGCTCTGTTCGTTTGCCAGCCTTTCCAATTCGCATCCATTCATCACGAAAACGGATTAAATTGAAAATCATAGAAATCAGATTTTGATACCCCAAACCATTGTATTTTTCTGGAAGGCATAGCGCTATATCATCTGGCTTTGCATCGTCACGCAAAACATTAAATTGGACAGCAGCATCGTGGTTCAGTCCTTCAAGCGGGTTTACTTTGCTTGAAATCTGAATCTTGGGATCACTAAAACCCGGGTAATTCAACCCTTCCAGTTCACTGATTGAAGCTTTGAAACTCTCTTTCAAACGTTTATCAAAAGCAGTTCTGGCTGTCTCGATAGCATCCAGCGCATCAAGATCATTGATATCCGGTAGTTCTGAAGGGTTTAGATGTTTCTCAAAATAAGTCCTGAGTTGAGCAGAAAGCCTGCGATCATTTCTCGAACCATCTTCTGCCGAGTTGGGATCAGAAAAACCTCTTTGGGCATTGATTATATCAATCTTAAATAATCCGTTAAAAGGATAGCCTGATAAAGGCTCCGAGTTTTCTGGGAGTTTTTGAGGGACAGCATCCGTGCATTTTGACGGATCAAGGATATACGCATTAATTGTAAAGTATTGGTGCAACTTCTTATCAAGAAAATCCCTCATTGTTTGCGGCCAAAGCGTTAATGGGTTGCCGTTTTCTCTTGCTTCACTGGTACTTTTTGCTGCGTCATATGCTGATTTATAAGCTTTGTACAAATCCTCAACCTTCTTTGGCTCGAATGCCAATCTGATACCAAGACTTCCACCGCCCCAGTCTAACATAGGGATTATGTGGCTCACATAATGGATTTCTGTATCTTCCACATCAAGCCAAATATCCACTGAAGGAACATATGGGTACCAATGCTCTGGTACTAAGTTCAGGTCTCCAGGGTTTTGGTTGCCAACCCAGTCTGTTGCTATTTTGTTGATATCACGCCAGTTTGAAAGAGTGAAATCCGTTGTAGATAAATCCTTTTGCCGTGCCCGCTTAAGGAAAATAATCAAGGCATCCATTGCCGAGGTTTTACCGCTATTATTTGCTCCTACAAACACGGTCTTGTTCTCAGAAAGCTCTACACGGCAGCTTTTGAGTTTTCTGAAGTTCTGGATATCAATAAATGCGATTTTCATTACTCGTCTCCAAGGCTGAGATGTTGACCGCCTCTCGTTAGATTTTACTTCGGGTTATGATTATTGCCATTAGCAATGTACAGCTGAAAATTGCTCTATTCTTGCCTGCAGTTTTCGATTCAAAGCCCAACATCAATTAGATTCCTGCTCGTTTTAAGACGGTTTGGCCCAAAAACCGTTTTTTTGTACCGGTGGGTCAAAAATCCGAATTATCGGTGAAACGCTTTGCCAGACTACTTTTGCATGAATTTCGGGCTTGCGGACAAAGCCACAATTTGTTGTTATTTTAATGGATATATTGCATCCATATAATTTACAAGGAAAAATATCAGACCTATGGAATACAAAAAATGCGATTTGAAATTGAGAAATACCAAGGTCACCAATAATGGTATTCAGTGTCACTGCCCCGGATTCTAAACCAGGCGATTTAACAGAAGAAGTAAACGCCCATGCTAATAGGGCTTCAGCGTTTTAATCTATATTAAGATGATAGAATCCACAGCATATAATTTCACGGTAAGTAGTTATGTATATCATATCATCTACTCTTTTCGACCTGAATGTGATTTGCGTAATATTGAATATCAATGGCCTTGTTCGGTGGTAAAAATACAAAAAAACTTGCTGCTGTAGCTTTGGTTCGGAAGCTTGCCGTTCTGTTGAACAGTTGACGGTTTATGAAACATGAAATATAGTTCTCAAAAAGGAATGTTTTTAAGAACTATTTGTAATGAAAAAACATTCTATAGAGCATATTCACGAACCAATATGGGTGCTACCCTAAAGAAAAAAGGAAAAATTGTTAATGAGAATCACTATAGACCTTGAATTTAGCGATAAAACAACGCAGCTACTCCACGCAACGATCATAAAACTCCAAGATCTCATTCCTGGAAAAGCATTCAACATTTCGATCCATGAGCCCCCAGAAAACACACCCACACCAGAAGAGACCACCGATAAGGGCAATGATGTTCAAGCTGTCTCCCCTGTCCCCAAATCTAAGAACCCCAGAAAAATAAGAAAGAATTTCAGACACAACATTTTAAAGCTGATCAATCAGAGTGAAGGCCTATCCCCACAAGAAATTCAAACGATGACCGGATTAACCAGTAAGCAGGTTTCCAATGTCGTTTCTCTGTTGAAAAAAAACGGCATGGTGGATCGAGTAAAAGGGAAGTACTACCAAAAGCCTGAACCTGGAATTGCGCTTGAAAAACGGGCGGACCAAGAAAAAACTGTAGCCCTCAATCATAAAAAAACCGAATCAGTTTAAAATACGAAAATCAAACTTTTGAAACTAATCAACTGGTAATCTTCGAGTAAGGTTGAGGTCATTTGGGGTTGATATAAAAAATTTATCCATTGAAGGATGCAAATAACAGCCCTTCAATTTAACATATTTTTTTCTCTCCTTTGTAACCGGGCATTCATTCACCAT
This window contains:
- a CDS encoding DUF6399 domain-containing protein — translated: MTIIDFKNRKEKLSQREFAKDVGVPRTTLQNWLNRMDKIDEGPAIVAFFESPAGVKFLHTLIQALHFEFTKVGCASIRNICNFLKLTRLSSFVAASYGTHQKISNQMDTQIGRFGDMEQAHLSLLMPEKRITLCEDETFHPQVCLVAIEPNSNYIILEKYAKDRSGATWNQSVGGALGNLPVKVIQSTSDEGKGLIHHVTKGLNSHHSPDLFHVMYEISRGTGAPLSAKIRKAEKEHESSKKNVLDAQKNKADYENLEKRPVGRPLDFDKKILLCVEKEQEARGALDKARENQETVTKARKQISRVYHPYDPLTGNKQGSDAVGIQLKESFDQIREAADHLPDRCKDKIEKAWRVTEKMMATLVFYFCMIESCVNDMDLPDDKRNLMHNRLIPGFYLQKAARKEKDPEQQKKIRQKSQDLLSVLQDKHGQFFESADGEINRMVRTAKECAGFFQRSSSCVEGRNAQLSLHHHGMHRLSDRKMRGLTVIHNFHLKRPDGRTAAERFFENKPINLYSGPQCQDSFF
- a CDS encoding AAA family ATPase — translated: MKIAFIDIQNFRKLKSCRVELSENKTVFVGANNSGKTSAMDALIIFLKRARQKDLSTTDFTLSNWRDINKIATDWVGNQNPGDLNLVPEHWYPYVPSVDIWLDVEDTEIHYVSHIIPMLDWGGGSLGIRLAFEPKKVEDLYKAYKSAYDAAKSTSEARENGNPLTLWPQTMRDFLDKKLHQYFTINAYILDPSKCTDAVPQKLPENSEPLSGYPFNGLFKIDIINAQRGFSDPNSAEDGSRNDRRLSAQLRTYFEKHLNPSELPDINDLDALDAIETARTAFDKRLKESFKASISELEGLNYPGFSDPKIQISSKVNPLEGLNHDAAVQFNVLRDDAKPDDIALCLPEKYNGLGYQNLISMIFNLIRFRDEWMRIGKAGKRTEHSDDFIEPLHIVLVEEPEAHLHAQVQQVFIKKAYDVLRNHVDLGEKKQFSTQLVISTHSSHIAHEIDFQSLRYFKRMPAVCADSAPCAEVVNLSDTFGSGSPTAKFATRYLKTTHCDLFFADAAILVEGPAERMLVPHFIKNNFPELDRNYISLLEIGGSHAHRLKPLIEKIGLLTLVITDLDSIEKDTTSKVLPERGKEYRTGNDTIKSWAPVATCLDEVLDASNNDKVKDGLVRAAYQYEIELEYAGENVTAIPYTFEDALTLSNIGIFKNKTDATGLIKKMADAVNKLTISEACQDLYDALGKNSKKAEMALELLYTTEPSELAPPHYIAEGLIWMQEALKTKHQDYLINADGDGVN
- a CDS encoding UvrD-helicase domain-containing protein, which encodes MTNNYDVALSPVDEEIYNCLNLDNPKSFFLFAGAGSGKTRSLVEVLKRFRYENITRLRKNGQKAAIITYTNAACDEIKSRLEYDSAFHVSTIHSFAWELINSYTNDIRSWLASNLEEEIADLTEKQGKAKNTKTKTYIDRERKIELKNKRLGILPDIKRFTYNPNGDNLETNSLNHEEVIKITAGFVQNKPLMQSILIQKYPIILIDESQDTKKELVDAFFEVQKNKSANLSLGLFGDTMQRIYTDGKTDLGQNIPDTWATPAKIINYRCPRRVITLINKIRSGADDQSQDPHKEEDGLVRLFIVDANGAVDKAGVESEIASQMAALTGDQQWDNPAQTDVKVLTLEHHMAAHRGGFATFFEPLYSVNKLRTGLLDGSLSGVALFAKRVLPLVKAMQANDKFAASRIIRENSALIQKDVLKNAPNSIEQLAKAKDAVAALFSLWADETDPTLNEILKELFRSGIFQIPDSLLPIAKRFFEDQETEEELVDETESDPVIDAWDTALECKFSEFEEYVKYISDESRFGTHQGIKGLEFQRVMVILDDDEARGFLFSYEKLFGAVEPTTTDIKNEQEGKETSIDRTRRLFYVTCSRAEESLAIVAYTKNPAKVAQYALEQEWFGEGEIIHL
- the tnpB gene encoding IS66 family insertion sequence element accessory protein TnpB (TnpB, as the term is used for proteins encoded by IS66 family insertion elements, is considered an accessory protein, since TnpC, encoded by a neighboring gene, is a DDE family transposase.), whose protein sequence is MFSPTQNLTIHIALGSTDMRKSIDGLSILVSEKLNLDPLSGQMFVFCNRKRNILKILYWDRNGFCLWHKRLEKDYFQWPKSKEQILTIGAKELSWLMDGLSIHQKKAHKSLKYSSVF